Below is a window of Physeter macrocephalus isolate SW-GA unplaced genomic scaffold, ASM283717v5 random_1437, whole genome shotgun sequence DNA.
GAGCTCGAGAGAAAGCAGCTCAGCCAAGGAAAGGGCAGTGGTGCAGGAGTCAAGGATTCCAAAACAGGCCCTGGGCATTGAACTTCCCATCTCAGCGCAAAAGCCGGGTTAGACTAGAGTATGCTTCGGGTCCACACTCAGGGCTTGCTAAGGCTCCGAAGCTTGGAAAGAGGAGGGTTGGCTGGTGCTGCCCTAGAGGGCAGGGCTGTAGGGCAGACTAGGCAGAAGACAAAGACCAACTTGCAGGACCCGCCTAGCTCAGAGAGGCTGTAAGATGAGGAAAAGGGGACGGAAAGTGGGAAGATGTTCCATGACCCAGCTGGTCCTTGTAGCGGGGCCGGTGTCTCTCCCGTGAAGGCTGGCTTACCCGTTGCGGGGGCGTGTGGATCAGGGCACGGTAGAAGCAGGTGGTCTGGGGATACAGGGCCAGCACAAGCTGCTCCTTCTGGAATAAGGCTTCGGGGTCCGTCTCCGGGTTGGCCTTCCACTGGGGCAGTGGGATGATCCGCCGGCGGCTCAGGGTGTGTCTCCTGGTGGGGGCGAGGGGGAGCTAAGGTCAACCCGTGGCCAGGTGGGGGCCCCATCCCAGCAGCTTAGCTGTCCCCAGGCTTCGACGCCCCACCCTCCGTGAGCACACTCACTCTTTGCCTTCTTCATCAATGTCATCTACCTCATACCTGTGGGTAAACAAAAGGAAAGCGGTGGATGCAGGGGGGTGCATAGTCCAAGTCAGGGAGCCCCGAGGAAGCGGGGACGGGAAGTAGCCCCAGGAGCCCACTGCTTCACACACCATCCCCGCCGGCACCCAGGGGAAGCTGCTTCTCTCCCATCTTGCAGACGGGTGAGAGTCGCAGCCCAAGTGGGTGTGGTGACGGGAGAAGAGCCCACAGGGCTGGGCGTCCGCTCACTTGTTGGTGGCGTGGCTGTAACTGACCACCTCGGCCAGGATCCACTGCTCATCCCCATCCACAGCCTTCACCCGGGCAGCCACCTTGTCTCCGGGTTTGGCCACGTAGTCCCCAGAAGCTGGTATGGCCCCACAGAGGGGCGGGGGCCTGAGGGTGGAATAAAATGTCACTTCCAGTCCCTTCCTTGCCAgcgcccccagccctgggcccgcCCTCACTTGTCACCAGGCTTCCCGATCCACAGGGGCAGGGTCATGGCTGACTGCTGCAGCAGGGTCATCAGCACCCCCCTGCGCATGGTCTTCCGAGGGGGCTCCGAGTCATTGTACAGGCCCGCGATCTTGGCCGCTGTGGGAAAGAAGGGAGCCCTTGAGACACCAGGGACAGGGTGCCCGCCCCCAGGCCCACCCTAGCCTGCCTGCATCGGGCTGTCAGAGCTCAGCCTGCAGCCCCACCGCCCACGTTAGCACCAAGGGCCCAGGTGCCATCCTGCCCCTTCCACCAGATGCCCACAGTCAGACCGCCCGGATGGTGAGACACCAGGAGGGTGGATACCCTAGGGAAAGGGAACTAGAAAGGGCAAAAGCTGGGATTCTGGGGTGCTGGTCacgttctatttcttgatctgggtgctggttacatcCGTTTTGTTCAGTTAGTGAAAGTTTCGGCGAGCTGTATGTTCGCTTACGTGTACTTTTCCATGAATATAGGTTGTAAGTCAGcaaaaagcttaaaaaacaaactcaaatgtGGACAGACCCCTGACCTCCTCAGGCATGGTTCAACACACCCAGCCACTTCATACAAACCCAGCTGGCAGTGTGACAGCATTTTTGATGGGTGAGGAGTTGCACACGGGGGGTTCACTGGGGCAAGAGAGGTGGGAAAGCCACA
It encodes the following:
- the LOC102983814 gene encoding SAGA-associated factor 29, which encodes PACRHEKRKSALCASSRPLLSLLPALSILRKALDKIAEIKSLLEERRIAAKIAGLYNDSEPPRKTMRRGVLMTLLQQSAMTLPLWIGKPGDKPPPLCGAIPASGDYVAKPGDKVAARVKAVDGDEQWILAEVVSYSHATNKYEVDDIDEEGKERHTLSRRRIIPLPQWKANPETDPEALFQKEQLVLALYPQTTCFYRALIHTPPQRPQDDYSVLFEDTSYADGYSPPLNVAQRYVVACKEPKKK